In one window of Schistosoma haematobium chromosome 5, whole genome shotgun sequence DNA:
- a CDS encoding hypothetical protein (EggNog:ENOG410WG05), with translation MTEDQFKCLVFICSLQSLEDADMRTKILSKIKQCPNITLHEVNLKHDISMIKNSDDGLKKKKHNQSQPVTGRESLCNYSEQSAYKIVVIVIIVIVFRDY, from the coding sequence ATGACAGAAGATCAGTTTAAATGTCTTGTTTTTATATGCAGCTTGCAGTCACTTGAAGATGCCGACATGAGAACCAAAATTCTCAGTAAAATTAAACAATGTCCAAATATAACGCTACatgaagtgaatttaaaacatgACATTTCTATGATTAAAAACAGTGACGATGGgttgaaaaaaaaaaaacacaaccaaAGTCAACCAGTGACTGGACGAGAATCACTGTGTAATTATTCCGAACAATCAGCATACAAAATTGTCGTCATCGTCATTATCGTTATCGTATTTCGAGATTACTAG